A window of the Bradyrhizobium diazoefficiens genome harbors these coding sequences:
- the ftsA gene encoding cell division protein FtsA has translation MTGLDRSQTPKTRPMPHKRGGLVACLDIGTSKIACMIARLKPSAPSEALGGRTHAVELIGYSQIQSRGMKAGAVVDLAECEQAVRQAVGLAEKMAKVRVESVLLSVSGGRLAGQLVEAAADIRGGAVTPADVSRVTSTGMRHATGEGRTVLHALPVGYTLDGVKGIRDPRGMVAHQFGVDMNVVTCDATVARNLMLAVERCHLNVEAMAASPYVAGLSVLTDDEADLGAAVVEMGAGTTTIAVYSGGRFVHAAGFAVGGQHITMDLARGLSATIADAERIKTLYGTVITGGSDSRELMSVPTAGDDQDLPQIVSRATIATIVKHRAEEVFEMVRDKLKDSPFAAEPKGRVVLSGGASQLTGLVELGTQILGRPVRVGRPLGFGRLPNEAKNAAFAVPAGLLVYPQYVHHEHVEPRHTRQQVRTGTGGYFGKVGRWLREGF, from the coding sequence ATGACCGGTCTTGATCGCAGCCAGACGCCGAAGACGCGCCCGATGCCGCACAAGCGTGGCGGCCTCGTCGCCTGCCTCGACATCGGCACCAGCAAGATCGCCTGCATGATCGCGCGGTTGAAGCCGTCGGCGCCGAGCGAGGCCCTGGGCGGCCGGACCCACGCGGTGGAACTGATCGGTTACAGCCAGATCCAGTCGCGCGGCATGAAGGCCGGTGCGGTGGTCGATCTCGCCGAATGCGAGCAGGCGGTGCGCCAGGCCGTCGGGCTTGCCGAGAAAATGGCCAAAGTACGCGTCGAATCCGTTTTGCTGTCGGTCTCCGGCGGCCGGCTCGCGGGCCAGCTTGTCGAAGCCGCGGCCGATATCCGCGGCGGCGCGGTGACGCCGGCCGATGTCAGCCGCGTCACCTCCACCGGCATGCGCCACGCCACCGGCGAGGGCCGCACCGTGCTGCATGCGCTGCCGGTCGGCTACACGCTCGATGGCGTCAAGGGCATCCGCGATCCCCGCGGCATGGTCGCCCATCAATTCGGTGTCGACATGAACGTCGTCACCTGCGACGCCACCGTGGCGCGGAACCTGATGCTGGCGGTAGAACGCTGCCATCTCAACGTCGAAGCCATGGCGGCGAGCCCCTATGTGGCCGGCCTGTCGGTGCTGACCGACGACGAGGCCGATCTCGGCGCCGCCGTGGTCGAGATGGGCGCGGGCACCACCACCATCGCGGTCTATTCCGGCGGCCGCTTCGTGCACGCGGCCGGATTTGCGGTCGGCGGGCAACACATCACGATGGATCTCGCGCGCGGACTCTCGGCGACCATTGCCGATGCCGAGCGAATCAAGACGTTATACGGCACCGTCATCACCGGCGGATCGGACTCGCGTGAGCTGATGTCTGTACCGACAGCCGGTGACGACCAGGATCTGCCGCAGATCGTTTCGCGCGCCACCATCGCCACCATCGTCAAGCATCGTGCCGAGGAAGTCTTCGAAATGGTTCGGGACAAGCTGAAGGATTCGCCCTTCGCGGCAGAGCCCAAGGGCCGTGTCGTGCTCTCCGGCGGCGCCTCGCAGCTCACCGGCCTCGTCGAGCTCGGAACCCAGATTCTCGGCCGGCCCGTGCGGGTCGGACGTCCGCTCGGTTTTGGCCGGCTGCCCAACGAGGCGAAGAACGCCGCGTTTGCGGTGCCGGCCGGGCTTCTCGTCTACCCGCAATATGTTCACCACGAACATGTCGAACCGCGGCATACGCGGCAGCAGGTCAGGACAGGAACGGGCGGTTATTTCGGAAAGGTCGGACGATGGCTACGCGAGGGCTTTTGA
- a CDS encoding cell division protein FtsQ/DivIB: MDSAGSLSRSFLRSLRPQADLKAAAIGAVVLLREWVQDKRDETRDAAKQRIKAKAVVEREPPPRLVALVERYLPRRVGISMTVLLLIGSCGLGIVKGGHLQDFVTAVSDARNAMANSAGFRITSVVINGRKQLSQDEILAIGGVSGRSSLLFLDADGVRDKLKANPWIADATVLKLYPGQLMIEITERKAFALWQEAGRLSVIADDGALLEPYVSRRFLSLPLVVGKGADTQARDFLALLARYPQVNAVTKAAIYVGERRWNLRLKDGLDIRLPEQDVGNALAALSKLDKDDRLFSKDIVAIDMRLPDRLVVQLSDDSAKAREDLFKDKKKKKAGDAA; the protein is encoded by the coding sequence ATGGATAGTGCAGGAAGCCTCTCCCGGTCGTTTTTGAGATCGCTGAGGCCCCAAGCTGACCTGAAGGCGGCCGCTATCGGAGCGGTCGTGCTTCTGCGCGAGTGGGTACAGGACAAGCGCGATGAGACGCGCGATGCCGCCAAGCAAAGGATCAAGGCCAAGGCCGTCGTCGAGCGCGAGCCGCCGCCGCGCCTGGTCGCGCTGGTCGAGCGCTATCTGCCGCGCCGGGTCGGGATCAGCATGACCGTGCTGCTGCTGATCGGCAGCTGCGGCCTCGGCATCGTCAAGGGCGGCCATCTCCAGGATTTCGTCACCGCGGTCAGCGACGCGCGCAACGCCATGGCCAATTCGGCCGGCTTCCGCATCACCTCGGTCGTGATCAACGGCCGCAAGCAGCTCAGCCAGGACGAGATCCTCGCGATCGGCGGCGTCAGCGGCCGCTCCTCGCTGCTGTTCCTCGATGCCGACGGCGTCCGCGACAAGCTCAAGGCCAATCCCTGGATTGCGGACGCGACCGTGCTGAAGCTCTATCCGGGCCAGCTCATGATCGAGATCACCGAGCGCAAGGCATTTGCGCTGTGGCAGGAGGCCGGCCGGCTCTCCGTCATCGCCGACGACGGCGCGCTGCTCGAGCCCTATGTCTCGCGCCGGTTCCTGTCGCTGCCGCTCGTGGTCGGCAAGGGCGCCGACACCCAGGCCCGCGACTTTCTCGCGCTGCTCGCCCGCTATCCGCAGGTGAACGCGGTGACGAAAGCCGCGATCTATGTCGGTGAGCGGCGCTGGAACCTGAGGCTGAAAGACGGCCTCGATATCCGCCTGCCCGAGCAGGATGTCGGCAACGCACTCGCCGCGCTCTCCAAGCTCGACAAGGATGACAGGTTGTTCTCGAAGGACATCGTCGCGATCGACATGCGCCTGCCCGACCGTCTGGTGGTGCAGCTGTCCGATGACTCCGCCAAGGCGCGCGAGGATCTGTTCAAGGACAAGAAGAAAAAGAAGGCCGGGGACGCCGCATGA